In Rhodamnia argentea isolate NSW1041297 chromosome 1, ASM2092103v1, whole genome shotgun sequence, the genomic window GTTGCCAATCATGACAAACTTCTTCCAGGTTCAccactttttctaattttaaataCATTTGATGATAGTTTTGTATATCTCATTGTGGTACAgtcaagatttctttttgtaTAAGGATAATTTTACTTTGTGCAGGATGGAGTCATTTTGCACAATTTACAATTGCTGTGGTGAATAAAGATCCAAAGAAATCGAAATATTCCGGTGGGTTGATTTACATTTGTTTAGTTGCATTTACTGAAGTTTTGACCCTCCCAAGGTCAATAACTGGCTTGCTGCGAGTTTTGCAGATTCATTACATCGATTTCGGAAGGAGGAGCATGATTGGGGATGGAAAAAGTTTATGGAATTGTCGGAAGTGTTTGATGGGTTTATTGATGCTGACACCCTTATCATAAAGGCTCAAGTCCAAGTCATAAggtctttattttcattttcctctttcataTAATGGTTCCATTTATGTTATTCTTCATTTGAGAGATTTTTCTGCATAGGTTCATCTTAGTCacttttcaaaacagaattttcTTCCCTTGTGTTGTGTGACTCATCAGTATTGTCATCATGTCTACGCCATTTAAATTGTGCCAAGTGGCATGGTTGTCAcgtttttttgcaaaattaagCTACTTCTTCATGAAGGGAATTCTTCTTGTAACGATGTAGTTATGGTTGATTCTGAATCTATTTGAAGCCCGAAATGTTTTCTATTCAATTTCAAGTTGCCTAATTATGAACTTTTACTAGTAGTTGTGGGGTTGGAATTGAGTTTATCTGTCCTAGTTAAAGTGCCAGTATTTCGTTCTGTCTGTACTTGCGTGTGAAAGTCATAATCAGTGGATACGTGTTGACATTCCCTATGTCACATGAAGGACTTAAAACAGTTGATTTAATGTCATAGAGTTGATGAtctagtgtttttttttggtaagttaatTGATGATCTAGTGTTCATAGCTGCTTCTTactgtttctctctctgtctccccttgtcccttttatttttatggaaGAGGGTGGTCTGGTTATGGTCTCTTACATTCAGGTCATGTGAACCTCCCTTAGAAATTGATTGcgctttcatcttttttttaatattacaacTTCTGCTGTGAAGTATATAGcgcgatttgatttttctttgttgtcaCTAATATCTGTTGATTCCCCTGCATAATCTTTGTGTAGTTTAGTTTTTTTAAGgtttctaaatttaaaaattccttCATACCTATCATTTTTAGGCTAGGTTTTATACTGATGGGGGATTGATGTCTGGATTAACATAATCATCTGAACCCCCCTTAGAAATTGATTGCACTTTAAtcgtttttttaatattacaattTCTGCTGTGAAGTATATAGCGCGATttgattttgctttgttttcacTAGTATCTGTTGATTCCCTAATAAAATCTTTGtgcagtttaatttttttaagctttctaaatttaaaaattcctcGATACATATAATTTTTAGGCTAGTTTTTAAGCTGACGAGGGATTGATGTCTGGCTTAACATGTGTATGGTTTTTCTGGCAGTTGaagattctgttttcttttctcttttaatatcttttaatatatatacataagcAATTTATATAAATAAAGACACAAACATAACCATTTATCATGTTGGATCATGATAATTGGTTAGTTTATCCACATTGTGAAGTTCTCACATGATAATTTCATCCTTCTCAGTTAAAATTCATTGTTGGCTAGTTGGACTTACTCATGCATCTATACCCAGTCAGTCCTGTCTTTGAAAGGTAGAAAAAAATCGTACTTTGGTGATATTGTGTATGTCATGAATAGTCGTGCTTTTAGAAATTCTTTAGGAGTGACTACTTGAGAAACCTTCCAATTTCCATATGAGAGTCTTCTGCCTTATGTTCCTATCCAATGGTTTGGCTGGTCACGAAGATCAAGATGCTGTTATCTTAATTTTGAAGTGATTGCTGCTTTTTTTCTTCGAACTTCCGTAACCTACTTTTACCTTTAACTGATTAAGCTCCAATTTGCCCAGCGAACATTCATTTTCATCATCTGATTAAGCTTCAATTAGCCCAGTGAACACTCACTTTTATCATCTGATTAACCCTGCTTGATCATTAACAGGGAGAAAGCAGATCGACCATTCCGTTGCCTGGATTCTCAATACAGGAGAGAACTTGTTCGTGTGCACTTGACTAATGTAGAACAAATCTGCCGACGTTTTGTGGAAGAGAGGAGGGGCAAGCTTGGGAAGCTGATCGAGGACAATGCTAGATGGTCAAGGTACGCTGTTATTAGTACTATTTTTCAACTAGTATATTGTTTTAATCACTATTCTCAGAGTTATGAAGTGTTCAGTTGAGGACTCGCTGGAGCCGTTGTTATGTATTCAAATCTTCATTTAATTGTAGTTTGTATGTTGAAATCTGATTTGTGAGGTTATTTGCCTATTTTAATGGGAAGATACATGATTTTGCAGCTTCTGTGCTTTCTGGTTGGGAATTGACCAAAATGCTAGACGCCGTAtgtcaaaagagaaaatggatgTGATTCTCAAAGTTGTGGTGAAACACTTTTTCATAGCAAAAGAAGTTACCTCGACTTTGGTTATGGATTCCTTGTATAGTGGTTTGAAGGCTCTCGAAGGTCCAAGCAAATGTAAGAAAGGGAGGACAAAAGTATTGGATCCTGATGAAATGCCGGCTCCCATTGTTTCGGTGGATAAGGATATGTTTGTTTTGGTGGATGACGTATTATTACTGCTTGAAAGGGCCGCCTTGGAACCTCTGCCTCCAAAAGATGAGAAGGGTCCTCAATATCGAACAAAGGTAAGCTGTCAATTCTACTCAAGTTTGTTATGCTGATATGGTATAGGGAACCACAAAGAATGGCTGCAGAATGTTAAGAGTGCGAATGAGATGGCAGCATTTAGTTTTCTATTAATTGGACCATAACTGCATTTTGTATGGCAAAGTGCTTTTCTTTAGATGTCGTTGGTCCAGTCCTGAATAGCTTTCATTCAGAGCGACTCATTCTCTAACTCCCGCCTCTTGGTTGGATCTTGTTGGTTTATGCATCCTGATGTCTTGCCTCGCTTTTCTAAATGCATCATGTCCTTATTATGACATGACAGTTAGGAAGGCAACATTTACTTGAATAAGACATGtgaattttttctctctcttctataAATGAGAGGCTGCTTTTATTAGTATGGGAAGTCCAAGCTAGGATTTTCGTTGGTCATTTTGGTGAGCGTAGGAAGTTTTGATGAGAAGACTGGTCAAGCTGTCAGATGAAATTGAGTGATGTGAAATCCTTACACTTGCACATAATAGGTTTGCCATATATAAGTTTTTCCTATTTAAAAGTTTTCACTATGGGCAGATCAGCGTGTGTATGATGAACTCTGTACTTGGTAGTTTTGATCAGAAGACTGGTCAAGCTGTCAGACGAAATTTTGTGGTGTGAAATCCTTACACTCGCACATAATAGGTTTGCCTTATAAGTTTTTCCTATTTAAAAGTTTGCACCATGGGCAGATCAGCATGTGTATGATCAACTTAATGTTTTTCCTTCCTGTTCTCCTGTTTGATTGTTTCGTGCTATTTCAttaaatacataatttttttgggtcttcaacCTAAGTCATGGCTCTGCAACTGTCCAATAAAACTTTAGGATGGCAATTCTGGTGAGGACTTCAATAAGGATTCCATTGAGCGTGACGAAAGGCGGTTGACAGAATTGGGTCGAAGAACAGTGGAGATTTTTGTACTTGCACATATTTTCAGGTATTTCCTTGTGCAGGAATTTTCAGGTTCTTTCTTCTTATAGTTGTCTTTCTGGCTTGTTTGCCATGAAACAGATATATTTCTGTGAACAGACTTAGTTTTCGTCTTTCAGGGAGAGACAACTTTTGCTAACATAACAATGATGCTAAAGTTGTAACATATGTATCTAAGAGAATAGGGAGAAGCACATGTAGAGTTCACTAGGGATAATTGACAATGTCTGTGGAGGCTTTAGCCAGCGTGGCAAAGGATCTATTAAAAGATATTTAACTTCACCTGGAAATACATGGTGATGAGGGCCAGTCCAGATTCCTTACCATGGTTAAAACACCATCATTTTGTCCCTATCTGAAGCTactcttttctttgcttgttaAATACCCCTCCAACTCCTTTCTCGCGATGATTAGGTTAGCTTCTTCTTGCaaatatgggaaaaattgtCTCCGAGCTTACTGGACTGCTGACATTATTGTTGGGAGCACACAGAGATTGACCtataagaaattttattttcgaagGTCGTAGAATGCTTCTTTGTGATTGGATTGGAATTTGCAGCTTTGCAAGCTGGACTTAGATCAATGTTTTATAACGATCTTTGGTTTGGTGGTTATTCCAAGCACATATCTTTCTTATAATGCGCTTTTATCTTGTCAAGTGGATTATGTATACTTTTGTGTAAATTCTTATGATGTCTTAAGTATATTTGACATAAAATGTATGTATCATTTGCTCTTTGTGTTGCATTACTGTCTCGTGTAGTAACAAAATTGAAGCTGCCTATCAAGAGGCTGTTGCTCTGAAGCGGCAAGAAGAGCTCattcgagaagaagaagaagaagcatggGTGGCTGGAAGCGAGCAGAAGTCGAGACGTGGGGCTAATCAGAAGTTGAGACGTGGGGCTAATCAGAAGTCGAGACGTGGGGCTAATCTTAAGGAAAAGAAGTCAAAGAAAAAGCAGGTTTGATGTTCTTAGCTACTATTACTTTGTACTAATATTGGCTGCATAGCTTCTTGCaaatatgggaaaaattgtCTCCGAGCTTACTGGACTGCTGACATTATTGTTGGGAGCACACAGAGATTGACCtataagaaattttattttcgaagGTCGTAGAATGCTTCTTTGTGATTGGATTGTTTTTTGCAGCTTTGCAAGCTGGACTTAGATCAATGTTTTATAACGATCTTTGGTTTGGTGGTTATTCCAATCACATATCTGTCTTATAATGCGCTTTTATCTTGTCAAGTGGATTATGTATACTTTTGTGTAAATTCTTATGATGTCTTAAGTATATTTGACATAAAATGTATGTATCATTTGCTCTTTGTGTTGCATTACTGTCTCGCGTAGTAACAAATTGAAGTTGCCTATCAGGAGGCTGTTGCTCTGTAGCGGCAAGAAGAGCTCAttcgagaagaagaacaagcatGCGGTTTTCGAACTAGAGACTAAGTTGATCGCCAAATTGCTAGTGGGGCACGTAAGGAGATGGGGACCCTACTTCACAGCTCATTATTTTTTCAGGCAAGAGCTGCAGATGGTGAAGTGACCCAATTTGTTTTGTGGACAATTAAAAGAGGTGGAGACACCTATTAGATACAATGCTCTCATTTACCATCTACTGATATTACAAGAATATTCTAGAATATATGTATTCGAGGAATATTTTGGAATTCCCACGAAACCTTAAGGATGCGCTTGGTAGtctggatttttaatttgaataagaTTGTAGAACATCATTTGAGATACATGAATTTTGTTGTATCCCAtcttttatttggtgaattgaggcgataaaattggaaattttcaaatctttttgtaCATATGTATTTTAATAGGAAAAAGTTATCGATCAAAATAGAATAAGGGATATcaactggaaaaaaaagaaaagaaaaatagatgtCCCTTTTTTTCGTACTTTAACATcaaaaaattgaaccaaaacaCAAAAGGAAAGCATTCATTAATCAAGGAAGGGATATGTtcattggaagtcctaaaacttttcacgAAGTCCTTGAACTTGcaaaagtataatcaagttttaaaacttgttaaattggtacaatcgagtTCTTTCATTAACTCCATCTAACATGGCTAACATAAATCGCTCAcatgattttttctttaatattttctttctcctacGTGAAGATGACATGGATAAAAGGGCatcgttttggtccaaatagGATTTATAATATAAATTTTACTTAGATTAACTAAAAGCATAtgctcaaaaaagaagaagctaaaacCCACGGCCGAGATGAGCTGGCGATGGTGAGGGAATGGTTAacgggggtcgccgagcccgGCTAGAGATTGGCGGCCCTCGCCGATAGCAAGTGAGGGCCTCATGGCCCCCTCCCAATTGCGGCCCTTGGCCGGAACCGaacgagggccggcgaccctcacctagaTTTGGTCGGGGCCCGTAACCACGTCTACCATTACCTCACCATCCCCGAATAAACATATTCGAAAGACATTAGTAAGGGAGTAGCTAGAATAATTGACCGAACATGCACATTATGGGATAAGTTGAGTAGGGAAGCCTCATTAAATTCTTATTACGTAAAATAATAGTTTAATTCGCACTCATAAGTAGggcatttcccatttttatAGGAACTTCTATACCATAAACAATGGCATCTCTAATTATAGCCTATAGGTTAAGGGCCTGTTTGACAACGATTCTtatccaaaaaagtaattttgattagaatcatattttctaattatgttcCCGGGATAATTTTcagataatcaaaatgcatttgataaatgtacaaaattacaatttttggacaaaaacgCATtttgaattgcacaaattttctGTTTCGGAGAATAACCAGGTGGCaagaatacttttttttttttaaatttttcatctttttttaaaaaattaatttttctaggttataatttttttcaatttttaattttaaaatttccccccatttttatttttttttttatttttttatttgaccccttttttaaattttgaaattttttattaaattttaaagcttattcttaaatttaattttaaaaattgtatctaaaaaaaattagttgttggtaaattttaaaatctattttttttttaaagttcagaagtccacgtggacttaatcttattaaaaaaaaatcgaaactttgttcttttttgtgattttcaaaagtgattattttttccaaaatcattatcaaatatgttttcatcccttttttttttttagaacagaatcggagaatgaTAATCGTTGCCAAATATACCCTAATTCTCTAGATACACTAGCATCAATCTTTCAACTCTACAGCAAAACATGGAGTCTTTTATTGTAGAAAGAATGGATGCCCGCCAATCCCAAGCAATAGTAAAGCTTAATAGGGTCTCCTAGTGCATTTATTCACAAACATATCTATTTTACTGAGTTTCTCTCCGAGATATTGCTCGGATTGTTGCTCCTTTCGTGCGGGTCAGAACTTACCAAACAAGGAATTTTGCTACCTTAGGATTGTTATAGTTACGATCTCCGTTAGTAGCAGCTGGTtctagcttcttcttctttttgatatttttaatttctagcattttttaaattttaattaagtataaaattagaaatcatattGGACAAAAAAGACATCGTTTTAGCCTTAAATTTCGTGTTTTAGCTATGTCCTtgccacataggagagagaaaatattaaaaaaagtaaggTTCAAGATTTTACGTCGGTCAAGTTGGACAGACTTAACGGAAGgattcaattgcatcaatttgataagtttttgaacttgattgcactttttgcaagttttaaaactcaattgcactttcatggcaagttttagaatttccgATGCACATATCCCATTAAGAAAAAAGTGTGTGTGCTAGCAAATTAACCGCCAATTTTAACAACTAGGAAACAAGAGTTTGCATATGCACTTGACATAATCAACGGATTCCATACCAACACTAACCCTTGCATGAACTCTTTCTTAAGACAATTTCCACAAAACCACATTCTACATGGTTACAATGTTCAAATATACGAGCATTTAATTAACACTAAAATCCACACCTACGTAATTCACAACTTCAcaggaaaatattattaatttttgttcaatGTCATAAAACAATAAAGAGACTACACAAGAGACCTAATACTTTTAGGCACATTTAACCAAGGTTGAAAACCATAACGCAAGTTGCAATTAcacgaaagataaaaaaaaaaaagtcattatgGCAAAGATATACAAGCCTATATACACTAGCTTAGAATGAAAAAGTCATTCTCGTCTATCACGTCTTGGTGAAACATTTCCTACAAATTCCCTTTGGTTATCTCCTTCAAAACAAGAAAACGGCCAACCAACTATTGAATCACATACTAAAATTCAATGCACTTGCTCTCCTAAAAGTGCATGACATCAAATGTGAACTTAAATGTTTCCAATTCGGCAAAATCTTGATTTCTAGAATC contains:
- the LOC115733858 gene encoding TNF receptor-associated factor homolog 1a-like isoform X1 translates to MAGVATEESGVGRSEEGILSAQSSQSGEALAEWRSSEQVEKGTPSTSPPYWDTDDDDDDDEDGGPKPSELYGKRTWKIDKFSRMINKRELRSSVFDAGGYKWYILIYPQGCDACNHLSLFLCVANHDKLLPGWSHFAQFTIAVVNKDPKKSKYSDSLHRFRKEEHDWGWKKFMELSEVFDGFIDADTLIIKAQVQVIREKADRPFRCLDSQYRRELVRVHLTNVEQICRRFVEERRGKLGKLIEDNARWSSFCAFWLGIDQNARRRMSKEKMDVILKVVVKHFFIAKEVTSTLVMDSLYSGLKALEGPSKCKKGRTKVLDPDEMPAPIVSVDKDMFVLVDDVLLLLERAALEPLPPKDEKGPQYRTKDGNSGEDFNKDSIERDERRLTELGRRTVEIFVLAHIFSNKIEAAYQEAVALKRQEELIREEEEEAWVAGSEQKSRRGANLKEKKSKKKQV
- the LOC115733858 gene encoding TNF receptor-associated factor homolog 1a-like isoform X2 translates to MAGVATEESGVGRSEEGILSAQSSQSGEALAEWRSSEQVEKGTPSTSPPYWDTDDDDDDDEDGGPKPSELYGKRTWKIDKFSRMINKRELRSSVFDAGGYKWYILIYPQGCDACNHLSLFLCVANHDKLLPGWSHFAQFTIAVVNKDPKKSKYSDSLHRFRKEEHDWGWKKFMELSEVFDGFIDADTLIIKAQVQVIREKADRPFRCLDSQYRRELVRVHLTNVEQICRRFVEERRGKLGKLIEDNARWSSFCAFWLGIDQNARRRMSKEKMDVILKVVVKHFFIAKEVTSTLVMDSLYSGLKALEGPSKCKKGRTKVLDPDEMPAPIVSVDKDMFVLVDDVLLLLERAALEPLPPKDEKGPQYRTKDGNSGEDFNKDSIERDERRLTELGRRTVEIFVL